The following proteins are co-located in the Podarcis raffonei isolate rPodRaf1 chromosome 5, rPodRaf1.pri, whole genome shotgun sequence genome:
- the NMNAT3 gene encoding nicotinamide/nicotinic acid mononucleotide adenylyltransferase 3 isoform X3, translating into MVCCCRRLLASMKHLTPLTLLACGSFNPITNMHMRLFELARDHLHQTGKYRVIGGIISPVNDDYGKQGLAAAKHRIAMAQLALETSDWIRVDPWESEQKQWSETVVVLRQMLFTFL; encoded by the exons at gGTGTGTTGCTGCAGAAGATTGCTTGCCTCAATGAAGCATCTGACACCCCTCACCCTTCTTGCCTGTGGCTCTTTTAACCCCATAACAAACATGCATATGCGTCTATTTGAACTAGCAAGAGATCACCTTCATCAAACAG GAAAGTACAGAGTGATTGGAGGTATAATTTCACCAGTTAATGATGACTATGGAAAGCAAGGTTTGGCAGCAGCAAAGCATCGCATAGCCATGGCTCAACTTGCACTGGAGACCTCCGACTGGATCAGAGTAGACCCTTGGGAGAGTGAGCAAAAGCAATGGAGTGAGACTGTAGTGGTTCTCAG aCAAATGCTGTTCACTTTCCTgtga